The proteins below come from a single Parazoarcus communis genomic window:
- the frdD gene encoding fumarate reductase subunit FrdD, with product MKRSNAPIFWGLFGAGGMLAAILGPALVFITGIAVPLGVLLAPDAMSYANMMAFAQSWIGKAFVLAIVPLFLWHAGHRIFHSLHDVGIHGGTGARLICYGGALLGTLITLWALLSIGF from the coding sequence TTGAAGCGCTCCAATGCCCCGATCTTCTGGGGGCTGTTCGGCGCCGGTGGCATGCTGGCCGCCATCCTGGGGCCGGCGCTGGTGTTCATCACCGGCATCGCGGTGCCGCTTGGCGTCCTGCTGGCGCCGGATGCGATGAGCTACGCCAACATGATGGCCTTTGCCCAGAGCTGGATCGGCAAGGCCTTCGTGCTCGCCATCGTTCCGCTCTTTCTGTGGCACGCCGGCCACCGGATATTTCACAGCCTGCACGATGTTGGCATTCACGGCGGCACGGGTGCGAGGCTGATCTGTTATGGAGGCGCGCTGCTGGGGACGCTGATCACGCTGTGGGCCTTGCTCAGCATCGGTTTCTGA
- a CDS encoding fumarate reductase subunit C, translating into MSKRRPYTRPMAGWWRKNPFFVEYMIHEGTALFVAAYGVVLLIGLVCLAQGEAAWNGWLATMKHPLAVIFHLAVLAMMSYHSWTWFKIMPKTMPPVVIGGKRLAPAMITGGGLAVTAVASLILLGLAWGLTR; encoded by the coding sequence ATGAGCAAGCGACGTCCCTATACGCGGCCGATGGCCGGCTGGTGGCGCAAGAACCCGTTCTTCGTCGAGTACATGATTCACGAGGGCACGGCCCTGTTCGTTGCGGCCTATGGCGTGGTGCTGCTGATCGGGCTGGTATGTCTGGCGCAGGGCGAGGCGGCGTGGAATGGCTGGCTCGCAACGATGAAGCACCCGCTGGCCGTGATCTTCCATCTCGCCGTACTGGCGATGATGTCCTACCACAGCTGGACCTGGTTCAAGATCATGCCCAAGACCATGCCGCCGGTCGTGATCGGCGGCAAGCGCCTGGCGCCGGCGATGATTACCGGTGGCGGCCTCGCTGTGACCGCAGTGGCGAGCCTGATCCTGCTCGGACTTGCATGGGGGCTGACACGATGA
- a CDS encoding succinate dehydrogenase/fumarate reductase iron-sulfur subunit — protein MARTITMEVLRYRPEQDAEPVLQTYELPFTDDMSVLQALLHIKDELDETLSFRWSCRMAICGSCGMMINGKPALSCKTFLRDLYPGPVRVEALSHFPIERDLVVVMEDFIDKLERIQPYIIPKEARTLAQGEYLQTPAELEKYEQFSSCINCLLCYAACPQYGLNPDFIGPGALALLHRYNADSRDGGAAQRMELVAAEEGVFNCTAVGYCSEVCPKHVDPANAVNQNKTTAARDYFLSFLMPKGGKK, from the coding sequence ATGGCTAGAACGATCACCATGGAAGTGCTGCGCTACCGTCCGGAGCAGGATGCGGAGCCGGTTCTCCAGACCTACGAGCTGCCCTTTACCGACGACATGTCGGTGCTGCAGGCACTCCTGCACATTAAGGACGAACTGGACGAAACCCTGAGTTTCCGCTGGTCGTGCCGGATGGCGATCTGCGGTAGTTGCGGCATGATGATCAACGGCAAGCCGGCCCTGTCGTGCAAGACCTTTCTGCGCGACCTGTATCCGGGGCCGGTGCGGGTGGAGGCGCTCAGCCACTTCCCCATCGAGCGCGATCTGGTCGTGGTGATGGAGGATTTCATCGACAAGCTGGAGCGCATTCAGCCCTACATCATCCCGAAAGAGGCCCGCACGCTCGCTCAAGGGGAGTATCTGCAGACGCCGGCGGAGCTGGAGAAGTACGAGCAATTCAGCTCGTGCATCAACTGCCTGCTGTGCTACGCGGCCTGTCCGCAGTACGGACTGAACCCGGATTTCATCGGCCCTGGCGCGCTTGCGCTGCTGCACCGCTACAACGCCGATTCGCGCGATGGCGGCGCGGCGCAGCGCATGGAACTGGTTGCGGCGGAAGAGGGCGTGTTCAACTGCACTGCCGTCGGTTACTGCTCGGAGGTCTGTCCCAAGCATGTCGACCCGGCCAATGCGGTGAATCAGAACAAGACGACGGCGGCGCGCGACTACTTCCTGAGTTTCCTGATGCCGAAGGGGGGAAAGAAATGA
- the frdA gene encoding fumarate reductase (quinol) flavoprotein subunit has product MEVFKADVVIVGAGGAGLRAAIAVAESDPALKVALVSKVYPMRSHTVAAEGGSAGVVQSHDSFEHHFNDTVSGGDWLCEQDVVDYFVAQCPEEMVQLEHWGCPWSRKPDGHVNVRAFGGMKIERTWFAADKTGFHMLHTLFQTSIKYPSIKRFDEHFCADLIVEDGRAQGVAVIEIASGEFTLIEAGAVVLATGGAGRVFRENTNGGIVTGDGMAMAYRHGVPLRDMEFVQYHPTCMPGTGLLFTEACRGEGGFLLNKDGYRYLQDYGLGPAEPEPRNKAMELGPRDRLSQAFWHEQQKGRTIEGPQGSVVHLDLRHLGEKKLRERLPQIYELAEEFLGVDPALTPIPVRPAVHYTMGGILVDGRCASPLPGLYAAGECSSVGIHGANRLGSNSLAELCVFGKVAGLEAAGFAKSAPRSASATLLKQAQAVELKTRALVTRSDGTERIATLRREMAATMESGCGIYRLADTMQAACDKLDELRARFRNVRIEDKSSVWNTNWLLAIELGYQLDVAQAMAYSALNRKESRGAHQRLDGFEQRDDAHFLKHSLAHYNGEAQPRIDYGPVKITRSQPAVRAYGAAGEKAEKEARHG; this is encoded by the coding sequence ATGGAGGTTTTCAAGGCAGATGTCGTGATCGTGGGGGCGGGCGGCGCAGGCTTGCGCGCAGCGATTGCGGTGGCCGAGTCCGATCCTGCGCTCAAGGTTGCGCTGGTGTCCAAGGTCTATCCGATGCGCAGCCACACGGTGGCAGCGGAAGGCGGGTCGGCCGGTGTGGTGCAGTCGCACGACAGCTTCGAGCATCACTTCAACGATACGGTATCCGGCGGCGACTGGCTGTGCGAGCAGGACGTGGTGGATTACTTCGTCGCCCAGTGCCCGGAGGAAATGGTGCAGCTCGAGCACTGGGGCTGCCCATGGAGCCGCAAGCCCGATGGCCATGTGAATGTGCGTGCCTTCGGCGGCATGAAGATCGAGCGCACCTGGTTCGCTGCCGACAAGACCGGCTTTCACATGCTGCACACCCTGTTCCAGACCTCGATCAAGTATCCCTCGATCAAGCGTTTCGACGAGCACTTCTGTGCTGACCTGATCGTCGAGGACGGGCGTGCGCAGGGCGTGGCGGTGATCGAGATCGCCTCGGGCGAATTCACCCTGATCGAAGCCGGCGCGGTGGTGCTGGCCACCGGTGGCGCGGGGCGTGTGTTCCGCGAGAACACCAATGGCGGCATCGTCACCGGCGACGGCATGGCCATGGCCTATCGCCACGGTGTGCCGCTGCGCGACATGGAGTTCGTTCAATACCACCCCACCTGCATGCCGGGCACCGGCCTGCTGTTTACCGAAGCCTGTCGCGGCGAAGGTGGCTTCCTGCTCAACAAGGACGGCTATCGTTACCTGCAGGACTACGGTCTCGGGCCGGCCGAACCCGAGCCGCGCAACAAGGCCATGGAGTTGGGCCCGCGCGACCGCCTGAGCCAGGCCTTCTGGCACGAGCAGCAGAAGGGGCGCACGATCGAGGGCCCGCAAGGCTCTGTGGTGCACCTTGATCTGCGCCACCTCGGCGAAAAGAAATTGCGCGAGCGCCTGCCGCAGATCTACGAGCTTGCCGAGGAGTTTCTCGGCGTCGATCCGGCGCTGACGCCCATTCCGGTGCGGCCGGCGGTGCATTACACGATGGGCGGCATTCTGGTCGATGGTCGTTGCGCCTCGCCCCTGCCGGGCCTGTATGCCGCAGGCGAATGCTCCAGCGTCGGCATCCACGGCGCCAACCGCCTGGGATCGAACTCGCTGGCCGAGTTGTGCGTGTTTGGCAAGGTGGCCGGACTCGAGGCGGCAGGCTTTGCCAAGTCTGCACCGCGCAGCGCTTCAGCGACCCTGCTCAAACAGGCGCAGGCTGTGGAGCTAAAAACCCGCGCGCTGGTGACCCGCTCCGATGGCACGGAACGCATCGCGACCCTGCGTCGAGAGATGGCCGCGACCATGGAAAGCGGCTGCGGCATCTACCGTCTGGCCGATACCATGCAGGCGGCGTGCGACAAGCTCGACGAGTTGCGCGCGCGCTTTCGCAATGTGCGCATCGAGGACAAGTCCAGCGTGTGGAATACCAACTGGCTGCTGGCGATCGAACTCGGCTATCAGCTCGATGTGGCGCAAGCCATGGCGTATTCGGCGCTCAACCGCAAGGAGTCGCGCGGTGCGCATCAGCGCCTGGATGGCTTTGAGCAGCGTGACGACGCGCACTTCCTCAAGCATTCGCTGGCGCACTATAACGGCGAGGCGCAGCCGCGCATTGATTATGGTCCGGTGAAGATCACCCGCTCGCAACCTGCGGTCCGCGCCTATGGCGCCGCGGGCGAGAAGGCTGAAAAGGAGGCACGGCATGGCTAG
- a CDS encoding DMT family transporter, protein MNASGNHALKADLLLLAATLLAACGWIFSKESLAGLAPFQFVGWRFLIAGLVLAVFSWPQLRVLDRAALGRAAMVGVLFAAAMSLWILGLQHGKHLGEGAFIASLGIVLVPVFARIFFGERPPVSTWVALPVALSGFACLSLAHGFRVEPSQWFFFAAALVFAFLFNLNSRVVRGVPVLALSTIQVLIVGVLVLPASALVETWPATVPTPVLVWLLASALIATTLRFLVQLHGQSLTTPSHAAVILMLEPVWTALVAAWWFGESMSAMQLLGCGLIALALVISRWRWIRGLLKSVL, encoded by the coding sequence ATGAACGCGTCCGGAAACCATGCCCTGAAAGCTGACCTGCTTTTGCTCGCGGCGACCCTGCTCGCCGCCTGCGGCTGGATCTTCTCCAAGGAGTCACTTGCCGGCCTGGCGCCGTTTCAGTTCGTGGGGTGGCGTTTTCTGATCGCCGGCCTGGTGCTCGCCGTCTTCAGCTGGCCTCAGCTGCGGGTACTCGATCGCGCTGCGCTCGGGCGTGCTGCGATGGTGGGTGTGCTGTTTGCCGCGGCGATGTCACTGTGGATTCTCGGACTTCAGCATGGCAAGCATCTCGGCGAAGGGGCTTTCATTGCCAGCCTGGGTATCGTGCTGGTGCCGGTGTTTGCGCGAATCTTCTTCGGGGAGCGGCCGCCGGTCAGCACCTGGGTGGCCTTGCCGGTCGCCCTGAGCGGTTTTGCCTGTCTGTCGCTGGCGCACGGTTTCCGGGTCGAGCCCAGCCAGTGGTTCTTTTTCGCCGCTGCACTGGTCTTTGCATTCCTGTTCAATCTCAACTCACGCGTGGTGCGTGGCGTGCCGGTGCTGGCGCTGAGCACGATTCAGGTCCTGATCGTCGGTGTCCTGGTGCTTCCGGCATCTGCGCTCGTGGAAACCTGGCCCGCGACAGTGCCAACGCCCGTGCTGGTCTGGCTACTGGCAAGCGCGCTGATCGCGACGACCCTGCGCTTTCTGGTGCAGTTGCACGGTCAGAGTCTGACCACGCCAAGCCATGCGGCGGTGATCCTGATGCTCGAACCGGTGTGGACTGCGCTGGTCGCAGCCTGGTGGTTTGGCGAGTCGATGAGTGCCATGCAGTTGCTGGGCTGCGGACTGATTGCGCTGGCCCTGGTCATCAGCCGCTGGCGCTGGATCAGGGGGCTGTTGAAATCGGTGCTCTGA
- a CDS encoding response regulator transcription factor, producing the protein MNTDCAATLLVIDDDPAFNRVLARALGQRGFDVHGATDCDGALELARDHAPEFIVLDLNLDGASGLRLIRPLLDASPNARILVLTGYASIATAVDAVKLGATQYLAKPADVDSIIKGLRAEDVVIDERAPDVPMSVDRLEWEHLQRVLAEHEGNISATARALKMHRRTLQRKLARLPAAGLD; encoded by the coding sequence ATGAATACGGACTGTGCTGCGACGCTACTGGTCATTGACGACGATCCCGCCTTCAATCGCGTGCTCGCGCGTGCGCTGGGCCAGCGCGGTTTCGACGTTCATGGCGCGACCGACTGCGACGGCGCGCTCGAGCTTGCACGCGATCACGCGCCCGAGTTCATCGTGCTCGACCTCAACCTCGACGGCGCCTCGGGTTTGCGCCTGATCCGCCCGCTGCTCGATGCCAGCCCGAACGCGCGCATCCTGGTGCTGACCGGCTATGCCAGCATCGCCACCGCGGTCGATGCGGTGAAGCTCGGGGCTACGCAGTATCTTGCCAAGCCGGCCGACGTGGATTCCATCATCAAGGGCTTGCGTGCCGAGGACGTGGTGATCGACGAGCGCGCGCCGGACGTGCCGATGTCGGTGGACCGGCTCGAGTGGGAACATCTGCAGCGCGTGCTGGCCGAGCATGAAGGCAACATTTCCGCCACCGCCCGCGCACTGAAGATGCACCGGCGCACGCTGCAGCGAAAACTCGCCCGTCTGCCTGCAGCCGGCCTCGACTGA
- a CDS encoding ATP-binding protein, with product MSTSESAPNHVSVTYSVPRAPRPVEALGEVRTDRERLLHLRWLSVLAMAVVALLVFPQVAPAHPRSPLFAVILALVAINLLMHAGVLSGLTGRRGAMLQLIADMLAWGAFLYFGGGATNPAIAFLLPLVAVGATILSAPQAWALAALAVLEYSLLWRFHHPVQLADANMAMTWHLAGMWLGFSFSALTVVWFVVRLNAALLRREQALAASDAARARDAYVVGVGKLAAGAAHRLGTPLGTLRILSDELARRTDLGDDAHEDIELMRTQVDHCRDILNGLAREAGQQRAEGGGAVSATDWIDGVLTRWRGLRPHASAALSVPVPLNAARIVADASLGEALHNLIDNAANANAKAGQARAPVGVRAQVSGGDFVVEVSDQGCGIPAAVCDAARTGPLAGSASGMGLGLFLAHSAVEHHGGTLGFTIGSNGGTIARLSIPLQEKPE from the coding sequence ATGAGTACGTCCGAATCCGCCCCAAACCACGTGTCTGTGACGTATTCCGTGCCGCGGGCGCCAAGGCCCGTCGAGGCGCTGGGCGAGGTGCGCACGGATCGCGAGCGCCTGCTGCATTTGCGCTGGTTGTCGGTGCTTGCAATGGCCGTGGTTGCGCTATTGGTCTTTCCGCAGGTGGCGCCTGCACATCCGCGCAGCCCCCTCTTTGCCGTGATACTCGCGCTGGTGGCGATCAATCTGCTGATGCATGCCGGTGTGCTGTCCGGCCTGACCGGACGTCGCGGGGCGATGTTGCAGCTGATTGCGGACATGCTCGCGTGGGGCGCGTTTCTGTACTTCGGCGGTGGTGCGACCAATCCGGCGATTGCCTTCCTGCTGCCCCTGGTCGCCGTCGGGGCGACCATCCTGTCGGCCCCGCAGGCCTGGGCGCTGGCGGCGCTGGCCGTGCTTGAGTACTCGCTGCTGTGGCGCTTCCATCATCCGGTACAACTGGCGGATGCGAACATGGCCATGACCTGGCACCTGGCCGGCATGTGGCTGGGCTTTTCCTTTTCCGCGCTCACCGTGGTGTGGTTCGTGGTCCGTCTCAACGCAGCCTTGCTGCGTCGCGAGCAGGCGCTGGCCGCGAGCGATGCCGCACGTGCGCGTGATGCCTATGTCGTCGGCGTGGGCAAGCTTGCCGCCGGCGCAGCCCACCGCCTGGGCACGCCCCTGGGTACCCTGCGCATCCTCAGCGATGAACTGGCCCGTCGCACCGACCTCGGCGACGACGCACACGAGGACATCGAACTGATGCGGACCCAGGTCGATCATTGCCGGGACATCCTCAATGGCCTTGCGCGTGAGGCGGGGCAGCAGCGTGCCGAAGGTGGCGGTGCGGTGAGTGCCACCGACTGGATCGACGGGGTGCTGACGCGCTGGCGCGGGCTGCGTCCGCACGCCAGCGCCGCGCTGAGCGTCCCCGTGCCGCTGAATGCGGCCCGCATCGTGGCCGATGCGAGCCTGGGCGAGGCGCTGCACAATCTCATCGACAACGCGGCCAATGCCAATGCCAAGGCCGGGCAGGCGCGTGCGCCGGTAGGGGTCAGGGCGCAGGTGTCAGGCGGTGACTTCGTGGTCGAGGTGTCCGATCAGGGGTGCGGTATTCCCGCTGCGGTGTGCGATGCCGCGCGCACGGGGCCGCTGGCCGGGAGCGCGTCGGGTATGGGGCTCGGGCTGTTTCTCGCGCATTCGGCCGTCGAGCATCATGGCGGCACGCTCGGCTTCACCATCGGCAGCAATGGTGGCACCATCGCCCGTCTCAGCATTCCCCTGCAGGAAAAACCGGAATGA